Proteins from one Crocosphaera sp. UHCC 0190 genomic window:
- a CDS encoding alpha/beta hydrolase produces the protein MIWVPLAAQNLTEKTSLDLVNQIKVEPISTPLLAQPIPTTYVCQGMGNPPLLLLHGFDSSLLEFRRLFPLLSQHHETWAIDLLGFGFTQRMPDLSLSPQEIKTHIYHTWKTLIKQPMILVGASMGGATAIDFTLTYPDIVKKLVLIDSAGLASPPKIGKFMFPPLDYLSTAFLKNSRVRQKISQTAYYDKSFASQDAQLCASLHLNCERWSQGLITFTKSGGYGSFKDELGKIEQSTLILWGENDKILGGKDAEQFKQLIPNSRLTWIPKCGHVPHLEKPELTAQAILEISSNN, from the coding sequence ATGATTTGGGTTCCTCTCGCTGCTCAAAACTTAACAGAAAAAACTTCCCTTGATTTAGTTAATCAGATTAAGGTTGAACCCATTTCAACGCCTTTATTAGCGCAACCCATTCCCACCACCTACGTCTGTCAGGGAATGGGAAATCCGCCCCTTTTACTATTACATGGTTTCGACAGTTCTTTATTAGAATTTCGTCGTCTTTTTCCTTTATTATCCCAACATCATGAAACTTGGGCCATTGACTTATTAGGATTTGGTTTTACCCAAAGAATGCCTGATTTATCATTGAGTCCCCAAGAAATAAAAACCCACATTTACCATACCTGGAAAACTTTAATTAAACAACCCATGATTTTAGTGGGTGCTTCTATGGGAGGTGCTACCGCCATTGATTTTACCTTAACCTATCCCGATATTGTGAAAAAATTAGTCTTAATTGATAGTGCGGGGTTAGCTTCTCCTCCTAAAATTGGTAAATTTATGTTTCCCCCGTTAGATTATTTATCCACTGCTTTTTTAAAAAATTCTAGGGTAAGACAAAAGATAAGTCAAACCGCTTATTATGATAAAAGTTTTGCTAGTCAAGATGCTCAACTTTGTGCGTCTTTACATCTTAATTGTGAGAGATGGAGTCAAGGATTAATTACCTTTACAAAAAGTGGTGGTTATGGCTCCTTTAAGGATGAGCTAGGAAAAATAGAACAATCTACCTTGATTTTATGGGGAGAAAATGATAAAATTTTAGGGGGAAAAGATGCTGAGCAGTTTAAACAATTAATTCCCAATAGTCGATTAACTTGGATACCGAAATGTGGTCATGTTCCCCATTTAGAAAAACCAGAATTAACGGCACAAGCCATTCTTGAGATCTCATCAAATAACTAA
- a CDS encoding sigma-70 family RNA polymerase sigma factor, translating into MITSQKVDTVRHYLQAIGKTPLLSAEEEIKLAEQIQAMLPLLEKEILTATEEKIIEKGQNARAKMIEANLRLVVSIAKKYLHRGLSLLDLIQEGSLGLIRGVERFDPSRGYKFSTYAYWWIRQGMTRAIAEQSRTIRLPIHINESLNKYKKSLRELSLKLGRKPTQAEIAGIMDISVEKLQFIQQSAFRTNTRSLNLIIDENQTELEQLLSDEESLSPSEFVKEQEKTSQIEKLLEMLSPKQREVITLRFGLCDGKPLSYKAIGKQCGISHERARQIYSRAIRILRQKNAILGNILG; encoded by the coding sequence ATGATTACTTCCCAGAAAGTTGATACGGTTCGCCATTACCTTCAAGCAATCGGAAAAACTCCTTTACTCAGTGCTGAAGAAGAAATCAAACTGGCTGAACAAATTCAAGCGATGTTGCCTTTATTGGAAAAAGAGATATTGACTGCAACTGAAGAAAAGATAATTGAAAAAGGACAAAATGCCAGGGCGAAAATGATTGAAGCTAACCTTCGTTTAGTGGTATCGATTGCCAAAAAATATCTGCACAGAGGTTTATCTTTATTAGATTTAATCCAAGAAGGAAGTTTAGGATTAATTAGGGGGGTAGAAAGATTTGATCCCAGTCGTGGCTACAAATTTTCGACCTATGCTTATTGGTGGATACGACAAGGAATGACTAGGGCGATCGCCGAACAAAGTCGTACCATTCGCTTGCCTATTCATATCAACGAAAGCCTCAATAAATATAAAAAATCTCTCCGAGAATTGAGCCTAAAATTAGGCAGAAAACCCACTCAAGCAGAAATTGCTGGCATCATGGATATTTCCGTAGAAAAACTTCAGTTTATTCAACAATCTGCCTTTAGAACAAACACCCGTAGCTTAAATTTAATAATTGATGAAAATCAAACAGAATTAGAACAATTACTCTCTGATGAAGAATCTTTATCCCCCAGTGAGTTTGTCAAAGAACAAGAAAAAACATCTCAAATCGAGAAATTATTAGAAATGCTTTCCCCCAAACAAAGGGAAGTGATCACCTTACGTTTTGGGTTATGTGATGGTAAGCCCCTCAGTTATAAAGCGATTGGAAAACAATGCGGAATTAGTCATGAAAGGGCCCGTCAAATATACAGTCGTGCCATCAGAATTCTCCGACAAAAAAATGCCATATTAGGCAATATTCTTGGATAA